In Buchnera aphidicola (Macrosiphum gaurae), the following proteins share a genomic window:
- the aroE gene encoding shikimate dehydrogenase has protein sequence MFRNQSFNYAVFGNPIDHSKSPKIHNLFAKKTGIFHTYKSVNVPLDQFNTVLCNFFKQGGQGANVTAPFKQEAYLFCNKLTERAKIAESVNTLKKIDDKYILGDNTDGIGLLSDLIRLNFIKKKYSILIIGAGGAVKGVLFPLLSFGCSIFILNRTFSNAKKLVSQFNKYGDIHIFDKTLWNIKCFDLIINATSKFIKKKDDFIPLSLVSSKTCFYDMNYQINNTAFIDWCLKIGSVFFSNGIGMLAFQAAHSFLLWHNILPETDDIIDILKR, from the coding sequence ATGTTTAGAAACCAAAGTTTTAATTATGCTGTATTTGGAAATCCTATTGATCATAGTAAATCTCCTAAAATTCATAATTTATTTGCGAAAAAAACAGGTATTTTTCATACTTATAAATCTGTTAACGTTCCACTAGATCAGTTTAATACTGTTTTGTGCAATTTTTTTAAACAAGGTGGTCAAGGTGCTAATGTTACAGCACCATTTAAACAAGAAGCTTATTTATTTTGTAATAAATTAACTGAAAGAGCTAAAATTGCTGAATCTGTAAATACATTAAAAAAAATAGATGATAAATATATTTTAGGAGACAATACAGATGGAATTGGATTATTATCTGATTTAATTAGATTAAATTTTATAAAAAAAAAATATTCAATATTAATAATTGGTGCCGGTGGTGCTGTTAAAGGAGTTCTTTTTCCTCTTTTATCATTTGGATGTTCAATTTTTATTTTAAATAGAACATTTTCAAATGCTAAAAAATTAGTTTCACAATTTAATAAATATGGAGATATCCATATATTTGATAAAACTTTATGGAATATAAAATGTTTTGATTTGATTATTAATGCAACATCAAAATTTATTAAAAAAAAAGATGATTTCATTCCTTTGTCTCTAGTATCTTCAAAAACTTGTTTTTATGATATGAATTATCAAATAAATAATACAGCTTTTATTGATTGGTGTCTTAAAATAGGATCTGTTTTTTTTTCTAATGGGATAGGCATGTTAGCTTTTCAAGCCGCTCATTCTTTTTTGTTATGGCATAATATTCTTCCAGAAACAGATGATATTATTGATATTTTGAAAAGATAA
- a CDS encoding Sua5/YciO/YrdC/YwlC family protein, which yields MLHDENVIAYPTESMFGLGCDPTSKKAVTKLLKLKKRSIKKGFILVASDFNQIKMYIDEKNLSRKQKKKIFIHWPGPFTFLLPANPKVPYWLTGKFNTVAVRLSAHMEIIKLCNAFGKALISTSANISNMTPCLTPEEVFKNFGKNFPLLNGKIGNEKSPSKIINIINGKLIRYV from the coding sequence ATGTTACATGACGAAAATGTCATTGCATATCCTACAGAATCCATGTTTGGTCTAGGATGCGATCCAACAAGCAAAAAAGCAGTAACAAAATTACTAAAGCTAAAAAAAAGAAGCATAAAAAAAGGTTTTATACTAGTAGCTTCAGATTTTAATCAGATAAAAATGTATATTGATGAAAAAAACTTGTCTAGAAAACAAAAAAAGAAAATATTTATTCATTGGCCTGGACCATTTACTTTTTTGCTTCCAGCTAATCCTAAAGTTCCCTATTGGTTGACTGGTAAATTTAATACTGTAGCTGTTCGCTTAAGTGCTCATATGGAAATAATAAAATTATGTAATGCTTTTGGAAAAGCTTTAATATCTACAAGTGCTAATATTTCAAACATGACTCCATGTTTGACTCCTGAAGAAGTTTTTAAAAATTTTGGTAAAAATTTTCCATTATTAAATGGAAAAATAGGAAATGAAAAAAGTCCTTCTAAGATCATTAACATTATCAATGGAAAGTTAATTCGCTATGTTTAG
- a CDS encoding DUF494 family protein has protein sequence MFDILIYLFENYVHSESRISIDYDSLTNDLSDIGFQKRDIYNALRWLKNLSCYKKNVISSINLLSNQISTRVYTQEESFKLNVDCRGFIIFLEQLEILTLDTREMIIERIMELDIIEIHLEDLKWIVLIVLFNVPGCESVYRKLENLLFNFKEDVIH, from the coding sequence ATGTTTGATATATTAATATATTTATTTGAAAATTATGTACATAGTGAATCAAGAATTTCTATTGATTACGATAGTTTAACTAATGATTTGTCTGATATAGGTTTTCAGAAACGAGATATTTACAATGCTTTACGTTGGTTAAAAAATCTTTCTTGTTATAAAAAAAATGTTATTTCATCTATTAATTTGTTATCTAATCAGATTTCTACGCGAGTTTATACTCAAGAAGAATCTTTTAAATTAAATGTTGATTGTCGTGGTTTTATAATTTTTTTAGAACAGTTAGAAATATTAACATTAGATACACGAGAAATGATTATTGAAAGAATCATGGAGTTAGATATTATTGAAATACATCTTGAAGATTTGAAATGGATTGTATTAATTGTATTATTTAATGTTCCTGGATGCGAATCAGTATATCGTAAACTTGAAAATTTATTATTTAATTTCAAAGAAGACGTTATTCATTAA
- the def gene encoding peptide deformylase — protein MSLLKILYYPDMRLRLIAKPVNKIDQKIQEIAENMINTMHQEEGIGLAATQVNIQLQIIVINTMEKEKNNLVLINPKIIEKEGNISIEEGCLSIPEYRASIPRYNYIKVQAINLHGKKIEMEAKSIVSICIQHEIDHLKGKLFIDYLSQFKRERIQKKFTKLNKQDNKKIFN, from the coding sequence ATGTCTTTGTTAAAAATACTCTATTATCCTGATATGCGTTTAAGACTTATTGCCAAACCGGTAAATAAAATTGATCAAAAAATACAAGAAATTGCAGAAAATATGATAAATACAATGCATCAAGAAGAAGGAATTGGTCTAGCAGCAACTCAAGTAAATATTCAATTGCAAATTATAGTTATTAACACCATGGAAAAAGAAAAAAATAATTTAGTTCTTATTAACCCTAAAATTATTGAGAAAGAAGGTAATATTAGTATTGAAGAAGGGTGTTTATCAATTCCAGAATATCGAGCTTCTATACCAAGATATAATTATATAAAAGTTCAAGCAATTAATCTTCATGGGAAAAAAATAGAGATGGAAGCAAAATCTATAGTTTCTATTTGCATACAACACGAAATAGATCATCTTAAAGGTAAATTATTTATTGATTATTTATCACAATTTAAAAGAGAAAGAATTCAAAAAAAATTTACAAAATTAAATAAACAAGATAATAAAAAAATTTTTAATTAA
- the fmt gene encoding methionyl-tRNA formyltransferase, translating to MKKLKIIFAGTEYFSAEHLQALINSSHKVISVITQPDRSSGRGQKITFSPVKKIAINNKILIFQPVNLNDKNFQNKILELNVDIMIVVSYGKIIPKKIFTMFPKGCINVHASLLPRWRGATPIQSSILHGDKKTGISIININEEIDSGTIIHSKMCNISSKDTTKSLSLKLIEIGIQALLEVLEKIILNTIVPKKQNEKNAILSKKIYKKDALLNWNLKAEKLERLIRAFNPWPVCYFSLHNTIIKVWQSTVIIPTTQSNFSVGEIICANKYGIQINTSHQILNIERLQFPGKKIMDVKNIIISKKNLFKIGTII from the coding sequence TTGAAAAAATTAAAAATTATTTTCGCTGGAACAGAATATTTTTCTGCTGAACATTTACAGGCACTAATTAATTCTTCACATAAAGTAATTTCAGTAATTACTCAACCGGATCGTTCTTCTGGAAGAGGACAAAAAATTACTTTTTCTCCAGTAAAAAAAATAGCTATAAATAACAAAATTCTTATTTTTCAGCCTGTAAATTTAAATGATAAAAATTTTCAAAATAAAATATTAGAACTTAACGTAGATATTATGATAGTTGTATCTTATGGAAAAATTATACCAAAAAAAATTTTTACTATGTTTCCTAAAGGCTGTATTAACGTTCATGCTTCACTATTACCTAGATGGAGAGGAGCAACTCCAATTCAATCATCAATTTTACATGGTGATAAAAAAACAGGTATAAGTATCATTAATATAAATGAGGAAATTGATTCTGGCACTATAATACATTCAAAAATGTGTAATATATCATCTAAAGATACTACTAAAAGCTTATCTTTAAAATTAATTGAAATTGGAATACAGGCATTACTCGAAGTTTTAGAAAAAATTATCTTAAATACAATTGTTCCAAAAAAACAAAATGAAAAAAATGCTATTTTATCAAAAAAAATATATAAAAAAGATGCTTTATTAAATTGGAACCTAAAAGCTGAAAAACTAGAACGTTTAATACGAGCTTTCAATCCATGGCCTGTATGTTATTTTTCATTGCACAATACAATTATAAAAGTGTGGCAATCAACTGTAATAATTCCTACCACACAATCAAATTTCTCTGTAGGAGAAATTATCTGTGCTAACAAATATGGAATTCAAATAAATACATCTCATCAAATATTAAATATCGAACGATTACAATTTCCAGGAAAAAAAATTATGGATGTTAAAAACATAATTATTTCTAAAAAAAATTTATTTAAAATCGGTACTATTATATAA
- the rplQ gene encoding 50S ribosomal protein L17: MRHRKSGRQLNRNSSHLNSMLKNMTCSLLTHEIIKTTLAKAKELRRIVEPIITLSKIDTVAHRRLVFSRIRDNVIVAKLFKNLGPCFFSRLGGYTRILKCGFRSGDKAPMAYIELVDRVKKSKKEEIVEQ; the protein is encoded by the coding sequence ATGCGTCATCGAAAAAGTGGTCGTCAATTAAATCGTAATAGTAGTCATCTTAATTCTATGCTTAAAAATATGACATGTTCATTGTTGACACATGAAATTATAAAAACAACTTTAGCTAAAGCAAAAGAATTACGTCGTATTGTCGAGCCTATTATTACTTTATCTAAAATAGATACTGTTGCTCATAGACGATTAGTATTTTCGCGTATTCGTGATAATGTGATAGTTGCAAAACTTTTTAAAAATTTAGGTCCTTGTTTTTTTAGTAGATTAGGTGGTTATACTCGTATTTTGAAATGTGGATTTCGATCTGGAGATAAAGCTCCAATGGCCTATATTGAATTAGTTGATCGTGTTAAAAAAAGTAAAAAAGAAGAAATTGTAGAACAATAA
- a CDS encoding DNA-directed RNA polymerase subunit alpha, with translation MQNSIMDFLKPRLVDIEQISTTHTKVTLEPLERGFGHTLGNALRRILLSSMPGCAVTEVEIDGVLHEYSTKEGIQEDILEILLNLKGLAVKVYGKDEVFLTLNKSGIGSVTAADIIHDGEVEIIKPEHVICNLTYENASINMRIRVQRGRGYIPASSRVHLEEESRPIGCLLVDACYSPIDRISYNVEAARVEQRTDLDKLVIEMETNGTIDPEEAIRRAATILAEQLEAFVDLRDVREPEVKEEKPAFEPILLRPVDDLELTVRSANCLKAEAIHYIGDLVQRTEVELLKTPNLGKKSLTEIKDILASRNLSLGMKLENWPPSSISDE, from the coding sequence ATGCAGAATTCTATCATGGATTTTTTAAAACCACGTTTAGTTGATATTGAACAAATTAGTACAACTCATACTAAAGTAACTTTAGAACCATTAGAAAGAGGATTTGGTCATACACTTGGAAATGCTCTGCGCAGAATTCTTCTTTCTTCCATGCCAGGATGTGCAGTAACTGAAGTTGAAATTGATGGAGTACTTCATGAATATAGTACTAAAGAGGGTATACAAGAAGATATTTTAGAAATATTATTAAATTTAAAAGGATTAGCTGTAAAAGTTTATGGAAAAGATGAAGTATTTCTTACATTAAATAAATCTGGAATTGGCTCTGTCACTGCTGCAGATATTATACATGATGGGGAAGTTGAGATTATTAAACCAGAACATGTCATTTGTAATTTAACTTATGAAAATGCTTCAATTAATATGAGAATAAGGGTACAGCGTGGAAGAGGTTATATCCCTGCATCATCAAGAGTGCATTTAGAAGAAGAGTCGAGACCAATAGGTTGTTTGTTAGTAGATGCTTGTTATAGTCCAATAGATCGTATTTCTTATAATGTAGAAGCAGCACGTGTAGAACAAAGAACTGACTTAGATAAATTAGTTATTGAAATGGAAACAAATGGAACTATTGATCCAGAAGAAGCTATTCGACGCGCCGCTACTATTTTAGCAGAACAATTAGAAGCTTTTGTTGATTTAAGAGATGTTCGTGAACCTGAAGTCAAAGAAGAAAAACCTGCATTTGAACCTATTTTATTACGACCAGTAGATGATTTGGAATTAACAGTACGTTCTGCTAATTGTCTTAAAGCAGAAGCTATACACTATATTGGTGATTTAGTACAAAGAACTGAAGTAGAACTTTTAAAAACCCCTAATTTAGGAAAAAAATCTTTAACTGAAATCAAGGATATATTAGCTTCTCGAAATTTGTCTCTTGGTATGAAATTGGAAAATTGGCCGCCATCAAGTATTTCAGATGAATAA
- the rpsD gene encoding 30S ribosomal protein S4, translating to MAKYLGPKLKLSRREGTDLFLKSGLRPIESKCKLEQPPGQHGIRKPRLSDYAVQLREKQKVRRLYGVLERQFKIYYKKAARLKGNTGANLLQLLESRLDNVVYRMGFGCTRAESRQLINHKSIIVNNKIVNIASYQVSPNDQISIRNKSKNQSRIKAALELVEQREKPIWLEVDPTKMEGTFKRFPERSDLSAEINEYLIVELYSK from the coding sequence ATGGCAAAATATTTAGGCCCAAAATTAAAATTAAGTCGACGTGAAGGTACTGATTTATTTCTTAAGTCAGGACTTCGTCCAATAGAATCAAAATGCAAATTAGAACAGCCTCCCGGACAACATGGTATTCGAAAACCTAGATTATCTGATTATGCAGTTCAATTACGTGAAAAACAAAAAGTACGTCGTTTGTATGGTGTTTTAGAACGGCAATTTAAAATATATTATAAAAAAGCTGCTCGCTTAAAAGGCAATACTGGAGCAAATTTATTACAGTTATTAGAATCTAGATTAGATAATGTAGTTTATCGTATGGGTTTTGGTTGTACTCGTGCCGAATCTAGACAATTAATTAATCATAAATCTATTATAGTTAATAATAAAATTGTAAATATTGCTTCATATCAAGTTTCTCCTAATGACCAAATTTCTATTAGGAATAAATCTAAAAATCAATCCCGAATCAAAGCGGCTTTAGAACTTGTTGAACAAAGAGAAAAACCAATCTGGTTAGAAGTTGATCCAACTAAAATGGAAGGTACTTTTAAAAGATTTCCTGAACGTTCTGATTTATCTGCAGAAATTAATGAGTACTTAATTGTTGAACTTTATTCTAAATAG
- the rpsK gene encoding 30S ribosomal protein S11: MVKNSTSIRTRKRVKKQILDGIAHIHASFNNTIVTITDRQGNALGWATSGGSGFRGSRKSTPFAAQVAAERCAEIVKDYGIKNLEVMVKGPGPGRESTIRALNAAGFRITNITDVTPIPHNGCRPPKKRRV; this comes from the coding sequence ATGGTAAAGAATTCAACATCTATTCGTACACGTAAACGTGTTAAAAAACAAATTTTAGATGGCATAGCTCATATTCATGCTTCTTTTAATAATACTATTGTAACTATTACTGATAGACAAGGAAATGCTTTAGGTTGGGCAACTTCTGGCGGTTCTGGTTTTAGAGGTTCTCGAAAATCTACTCCTTTTGCAGCACAAGTTGCTGCTGAACGTTGTGCGGAAATAGTGAAAGATTATGGAATAAAAAATTTAGAGGTCATGGTTAAAGGTCCAGGTCCTGGTAGAGAATCTACAATTCGAGCTTTAAATGCAGCCGGGTTTCGTATTACAAATATTACTGATGTGACACCAATTCCTCATAATGGTTGCCGTCCTCCTAAAAAACGTCGTGTCTAA
- the rpsM gene encoding 30S ribosomal protein S13 produces the protein MARIAGINIPEHKHTLIALTAIYGIGKKRSKLICSIANIPEHSKMIDLSEEQIDLLRTHVSKYVIEGDLRRERTLNIKRLIDLSCYRGLRHRRSLPVHGQRTKTNARTCKGPRKPIKK, from the coding sequence ATGGCACGTATTGCAGGTATTAATATTCCTGAACATAAGCACACTTTAATTGCATTAACTGCAATATATGGAATTGGTAAAAAACGGTCTAAATTAATTTGTTCTATTGCAAATATTCCTGAACATTCTAAAATGATAGATTTAAGTGAAGAACAAATTGATCTTTTAAGAACACATGTATCAAAATATGTTATTGAAGGTGATTTAAGAAGAGAAAGAACTTTAAATATTAAGCGTTTAATTGATCTAAGCTGTTATCGTGGTTTACGTCATCGCAGGAGTTTACCAGTACATGGACAAAGAACTAAAACTAACGCTAGAACTTGTAAAGGTCCTCGAAAACCAATAAAAAAATAA
- the rpmJ gene encoding 50S ribosomal protein L36 encodes MKVQASVKILCRNCKIIRRNNVVRVICSNDPKHKQRQG; translated from the coding sequence ATGAAGGTACAAGCTTCTGTAAAAATACTTTGTCGAAATTGCAAAATAATAAGAAGGAATAATGTTGTAAGAGTTATATGTAGTAATGATCCGAAACACAAGCAACGTCAAGGTTAA
- the secY gene encoding preprotein translocase subunit SecY, translating into MVKKLGLNFKNTKKSVSELKQRIIFLIVAIVVFRIGSFIPIPGIDTTILSKILNEQNGSIVEMFNMFSGGALSRASIFALGIMPYISASIIVQLLTLVYPTLSEMKKEGESGRHKINQYTRYATLILALVQSIGIATTLPNIVGIRTIIINVDFYFYLIAIISLVTGTMFLMWLGELITEYGIGNGISIIIFIGIIAGLPSAIGNTIEKTRQGDLHFLLFLFILLLIFLVIFLVVFIERGQRKITVHYAQRQQGRRIYAAQSTHLPLKLNMSGVIPAIFASSVVLFPATIISWCKVSSQWLKTISFYLQPNQPLYLIIYISAIVFFCFFYTGLVFNPRETADNLKKSGAFISGIRPGEQTAKYINKIMLRLTLFGALYITFICLIPEFMRSAMNVPFHFGGTSLLIVVVVIMDFIIQIQTLIISNQYESMLKKANLD; encoded by the coding sequence ATGGTTAAAAAATTAGGATTAAATTTTAAAAATACTAAAAAAAGTGTCAGTGAGCTAAAACAGAGAATTATTTTTTTAATAGTAGCTATCGTTGTTTTTCGTATTGGCTCGTTTATTCCGATTCCTGGGATTGATACTACGATTTTATCTAAAATATTAAACGAACAAAACGGTAGTATTGTTGAGATGTTTAATATGTTTTCTGGTGGTGCTTTGAGTCGTGCTTCTATTTTTGCTTTAGGCATCATGCCCTATATATCAGCTTCTATTATTGTGCAATTATTAACGCTAGTATATCCTACTTTATCTGAAATGAAAAAAGAAGGAGAATCTGGACGTCATAAAATTAATCAATATACTAGATATGCTACTTTAATACTAGCTCTTGTGCAGTCTATTGGAATTGCTACTACTCTCCCTAATATAGTAGGAATCCGTACAATTATAATAAATGTTGATTTTTATTTTTATTTAATTGCTATTATAAGTTTAGTAACTGGTACTATGTTCTTAATGTGGTTAGGAGAATTAATTACAGAATATGGTATTGGTAATGGTATTTCAATTATTATTTTTATTGGAATAATAGCTGGTCTACCCTCAGCGATCGGAAATACTATTGAAAAAACCAGACAAGGAGATTTGCATTTTTTATTGTTTTTATTTATTTTGTTATTAATTTTTTTAGTTATTTTTCTTGTTGTTTTTATAGAAAGAGGACAAAGAAAAATTACTGTACATTATGCGCAACGTCAACAAGGTCGTCGTATATATGCAGCTCAAAGTACTCATTTACCTTTAAAACTCAACATGTCTGGTGTTATACCTGCTATTTTTGCTTCTAGTGTTGTTTTGTTTCCTGCAACTATCATATCTTGGTGTAAAGTAAGCAGTCAATGGTTAAAAACTATTTCATTTTATTTGCAACCTAATCAACCTTTATATTTGATTATATATATATCTGCAATAGTATTTTTTTGTTTTTTTTATACAGGATTAGTTTTTAATCCTCGTGAAACAGCAGATAATTTAAAAAAATCGGGGGCTTTTATTTCAGGTATTAGACCTGGGGAACAAACAGCAAAATATATTAATAAAATTATGTTAAGACTAACACTATTTGGTGCTTTATATATTACATTTATTTGCTTGATTCCAGAATTTATGCGAAGTGCTATGAATGTTCCTTTTCATTTTGGTGGCACGTCATTATTAATTGTTGTTGTAGTTATTATGGATTTTATTATTCAAATTCAAACATTAATAATTTCTAATCAATATGAATCTATGCTAAAAAAAGCTAATCTAGATTAG
- the rplO gene encoding 50S ribosomal protein L15, protein MYLNTLSPANGAHQNRKRLGRGIGSGFGKTAGRGHKGQKSRSGSSIRRGFEGGQMPLYRRLPKFGFNSRKKNITTEVRLSDLSNLSTNIIDLEILKKENIVKKNIKHAKIILTGKLNVSLIIRGLLVTKGARSEIENSGGKIEG, encoded by the coding sequence ATGTATTTAAACACTCTTTCTCCAGCGAATGGAGCACATCAGAATCGAAAAAGATTAGGTCGCGGTATCGGTTCAGGTTTTGGTAAAACTGCCGGACGAGGTCATAAAGGTCAAAAATCTAGATCGGGAAGTAGTATTCGTCGTGGTTTTGAAGGAGGACAAATGCCTTTATATAGACGGCTTCCTAAATTTGGGTTTAACTCTAGAAAAAAAAATATTACAACAGAAGTTCGTTTATCAGATTTATCAAATTTATCTACAAATATTATTGATCTTGAAATATTAAAAAAAGAAAATATTGTTAAAAAAAATATTAAACATGCCAAGATAATTCTTACAGGAAAACTGAATGTTTCTTTAATAATTCGGGGTTTGCTTGTTACTAAAGGTGCTCGTTCTGAAATTGAAAATTCTGGTGGTAAAATTGAAGGATAA
- the rpmD gene encoding 50S ribosomal protein L30: MKNIKITQIKSAIGRLPKHKKTLIGLGLRYIGHTVIRKDTKSIRGMIKKISYILKIQEE, from the coding sequence ATGAAAAATATAAAAATCACTCAAATAAAAAGTGCTATAGGAAGATTGCCTAAGCACAAAAAAACATTAATTGGACTTGGACTACGTTATATCGGACACACTGTCATACGTAAAGATACAAAATCTATTCGAGGTATGATTAAAAAAATTTCTTATATTTTAAAAATACAAGAGGAGTAA
- the rpsE gene encoding 30S ribosomal protein S5 — protein sequence MANIEKKNNSDLQEKLITVNRVSKTVKGGRIFSFTALTVVGNGDGRVGFGYGKAREVPAAIQKAMEKARRNMITIPLVNKTLQHSLKGSHTGSNVFMKPASDGTGIIAGGAMRAVLEVAGIHNVLAKTYGSTNPINVVRATMNGLVNMRSPEMIAAKRNKRIEDILG from the coding sequence ATGGCTAATATTGAAAAAAAGAACAACAGCGATTTACAAGAAAAATTAATTACGGTAAATCGTGTTTCAAAAACTGTCAAAGGTGGTCGCATATTTTCTTTTACAGCATTAACTGTAGTAGGAAATGGAGATGGACGAGTTGGTTTTGGTTATGGAAAAGCACGTGAAGTTCCTGCTGCTATTCAAAAAGCTATGGAAAAAGCTAGACGTAATATGATTACCATACCGTTAGTCAATAAAACTTTGCAACATTCATTAAAAGGTTCTCATACTGGATCAAACGTTTTTATGAAACCAGCTTCTGATGGAACAGGAATTATTGCAGGTGGAGCTATGCGTGCAGTTTTAGAAGTAGCAGGAATACATAACGTACTGGCCAAAACTTATGGTTCTACTAATCCCATCAATGTAGTTCGAGCGACTATGAATGGTTTAGTTAATATGAGATCTCCAGAAATGATAGCTGCTAAAAGAAACAAGCGTATTGAAGATATATTAGGATAA
- the rplR gene encoding 50S ribosomal protein L18 — protein sequence MSFSNKNKIISRMRRSIKTRSKLKKLGAIRLVVHRTPRHMYAQIVSSSESKVLAYASTLEKKINCTLKYTGNKEAAAQVGKIIAERALSKGIKHVSFDRSGFKYHGRVKVLAESAREVGLKF from the coding sequence ATGAGTTTTTCTAACAAAAATAAAATCATTTCTCGTATGCGTCGATCCATTAAAACACGTTCTAAACTTAAAAAATTAGGTGCTATTCGACTAGTGGTACATCGTACTCCACGTCATATGTATGCTCAAATAGTTTCTTCTTCAGAATCAAAAGTATTAGCATATGCTTCTACTTTAGAAAAAAAAATAAATTGTACTTTGAAATATACAGGAAATAAAGAAGCTGCAGCACAAGTAGGTAAAATTATTGCAGAACGCGCTTTGTCAAAAGGAATAAAACATGTTTCTTTTGATCGATCTGGTTTTAAATATCATGGTCGTGTAAAAGTTTTAGCTGAATCTGCACGTGAAGTTGGACTAAAGTTTTAA
- the rplF gene encoding 50S ribosomal protein L6, whose product MSRVAKCPIVVPSDIDIQLDLQDILIKGKYGDLSRTIHRSVKIEFLNNKIIFSPRLGFSDGWAQAGTSRALVNSMIIGVSRKFSKKLQFSGVGYRVSIIKGDVINMSLGYSHTVTYRLPKGINVENPSPTEIIIRGIDKQLVGQIAANLRSYRVPEPYKGKGIRYSDEIVRMKEAKKK is encoded by the coding sequence ATGTCTCGTGTTGCTAAATGTCCAATTGTTGTTCCTTCTGATATTGACATTCAATTAGATTTGCAAGATATATTAATTAAAGGAAAATATGGTGATCTTTCACGCACTATTCATCGATCAGTAAAAATTGAATTTTTAAATAATAAAATAATTTTTTCACCCCGTTTAGGTTTTTCTGATGGTTGGGCGCAAGCAGGAACTTCAAGAGCTCTTGTAAATTCTATGATTATAGGTGTTTCTAGAAAATTCAGCAAAAAATTACAATTTTCTGGAGTTGGTTATCGTGTATCAATAATAAAAGGTGATGTTATTAATATGTCACTCGGTTATTCTCATACAGTTACATATCGTCTGCCTAAAGGTATTAATGTAGAAAATCCATCTCCAACTGAAATTATTATTCGAGGAATAGACAAACAATTAGTTGGGCAAATTGCAGCTAATTTGCGTTCTTATCGTGTGCCAGAACCTTATAAAGGAAAAGGTATACGATATTCAGATGAAATTGTACGTATGAAAGAGGCTAAGAAGAAATAA
- the rpsH gene encoding 30S ribosomal protein S8, with protein sequence MSMQDPVADMLTRIRNGQSANKYSVKMPSSKLKQSIVELLKKEGYIKDYKIIGNIKLELEVILKYFQGKSVVEMIQRISRPSLRIYKNKNDLPKVMSGLGIAVISTSQGVMTDRMARQVGLGGEVICYVA encoded by the coding sequence ATGAGCATGCAAGACCCTGTAGCAGACATGTTAACTCGTATTCGAAATGGTCAATCAGCTAATAAATATTCTGTTAAAATGCCTTCATCTAAATTAAAACAATCAATTGTCGAACTATTAAAAAAAGAAGGTTATATTAAGGATTATAAAATCATAGGTAATATCAAATTAGAATTAGAAGTTATTCTAAAATATTTCCAGGGAAAATCAGTAGTAGAAATGATTCAACGTATTAGTCGTCCTAGTTTACGAATATATAAAAATAAGAATGATTTGCCTAAAGTGATGTCTGGTCTAGGGATAGCAGTGATTTCTACTTCTCAAGGTGTTATGACAGATCGTATGGCGCGTCAAGTTGGTCTTGGCGGTGAAGTTATTTGCTATGTGGCTTAA